The sequence CACTTTTGTTTCACCTTGATACTGAGCCACAATGTAAGGTGGAGGATCGAGGGGTTAATGGATCATGAATTGGTTTTGGACCCGTGATTAATTGGGCAGCAAAAATAATCACTCATTGGTCGAACTGGTAAACAAAATCGGGAGTATCACGTTAAATGAGCATGATAATCGGTGGTCATGGAAACTTTCCGCTAACGGGTCATTCACGGTAGCTGCTTCTCGCGCTGTTATTGATGAGATAATTCTTCCTACGGCTGCTAATTCTACTAGATGGTATGATTACATTCCGCGTCAAGTTGATATTTTTTTTCTGGAGACATGCATTAGAAAGGTTACCAACAAGGTTAAAACTGTCGCAAAAAATGTGTTGGAGATAGAAGATATTGGTTGTGTTTTTTATCGTTGAGACATTGAATCAACAGAACATGTGTTCTTTCATTGCACGGTAGCAATCGATTTTTGGAGGAAGGTGGAACTTTGGCTCAACATGGACCGTGATATTCCACACTTTGTATCATGGCAAGAACTCAACTCGTGGGTCGATAATTTAAGGATGAATGAAGATTCAAAGAACAAAATTTTGGTATTTTTTGTGAGCTCGCTTTGGACGTTATGGGAGCTTCAGAATAGTGTTATTTTTAGTTCTTATCCTTTCCAAAAAAAATGGGCTCTTTCATTTCATTCACGACATGTCATTTAATTGGTATTGAAATATAGGTCATAAATGTATTAGTTGGAACGTTTGACTACAAAAGTCGTTGTAATCTTTGTATGCTTATTGTTTCCGTAGCTTCTTGCTAGGGTTATCTAATAAAATTTTCAGATGTTCTAAAAAAAAGAGCGTTTTGATTTATCGTGGAGGCATATGGATGCATCATAGACAGATGTTTTGGTGTGGTGACATACACACATTCCGATTTAGGAAGGCATCTGGAGTCGTGACTAGTGTTTGATTGTGACATGTGATATATGATTTGTGATATGTTCTTACACCAGTGTGTGATTCTAATATTATGTTATGTCGGTGTACTCAGTATAAATAATCCAACACATTGTGGCTTCAGCCATATTTCATTTTACTCTGATTTTGTGATGGTATTTTATAGAGATTTTTAAAAGAAAGAAAAACTTTATTTATTTCCTTTCACTCTTCACTCTTATTATTGTTTAAAAcgatattattattttgtttatatcTGTTAGAAATTCTGGAATGATTGCGAGAGCTTCAAGAATTGAAGATGACTTAAAGACCTACAAGATTAGAAATTTTCAGGTTTAGGGACTAAATTAAGACTTATTATTTAGCAATGAATGTGGCCTCACGTTCCTTGTTTGAAAGGGGGTGTTAGAACTAGCATCCGATAAACACGACGTCTTTTGACTTTAGTTATTAAGAGTTTTGCTGGTATAGGACGAACACGAAGTCTTTTGACATTGTGATTAAGAGTTTAAGACGAACACCAAGTCTTTTTACTTTTGTTATCAAGATTTTCACCGGGTATACGACAGATCAGGTCATTGGGGAATACATAGTCAACATTCGAGTTGATAAGATCCGGATTCGGGTTGAAACTTGAAAGTATCATCAAATATCGTTTGATTAAGTGCAAAATCTTAATAGTGGTCCTTTACAAGAACAATATGAAGGAATACCAAATCACGCGTATCAGAACCATCAAACGAAAATACAACTATATCCGATTAACAAAACGAGTCATAAACTCCTAACATATGGCAGAAAGGTAGCATAATCAAACCGTTAGAATATACTCCTACTTACTACTTTAAAGATAAATAAATCAGAATTAGCCAAATGCCCAAGCGTGCTCTTTGCGAATCATCTCTTGTTCCTCTGGAGTAAAATCATTCTTAATGTCAAAGGTTTTGCTAATCTCTTCCGGGGTCTTGCCCTTTAACATGTCCGCCACTGTTTGGCATGTCAGATCCATCAAGCTTTTGATGTCCAGATTATTAGcagcctgaaaaaaaaaaaaaaaaaaataaatttaccAACCACCTAACATTATAAACCATGAAAAACATAACAAATCTATAATAAAATTCTAGTAGTAAACTGCAAATATAAACCATATAAGCATCGTGACCAAATGAGATGAAGATGTGCAATTAAATAATCTGTAAGCAAAAACAAAAGTGAAGCCAAATGAATTTAGAAAATGACCAAAGTATAAAATGTAACCACAAATGTTAACCAAATGACAAGTAGATATTGAATAATGAATCTCGATAGGCTAAAAGAACTGTAAACAAATGCTAACATATTGAGACCTAACTTAAGCAAAAGTTTATAGAAGCACAAGACACAGACATCAGGATTATATAAAACTAATATGGTCTCCGACCACACAACACGTCATATAGAGTAAAAAACACGTTATACAGCAAACAACAAAAGCCCTTGACAAACACAAGTAACAGAATAGTTTAGTCAATAAGCAAAAAACAAACACATTATTCAGTGACATATTCCTCTACCATTAATTAAGTTAGAAATTACTCCTTAATAAACAATATGTGTGTGTCTCTGTTTGTAAAACCCGCAGCACTAATCATTACGGAACTAATATACATATCCATAAACCATCAAAAAgcacataataatcataatcataagtgGTATAGTAAATGAATCGATAAATAATGACATAAAATAAAAAAGAACTAAATGCGAAAATAGAGAAAAGAGCAAACCATGATTAGGTCAAAAAGCGTCCCTTGATCCACTTTAACGAATTCAACATCAAACACTTTAAGCTCGACGGCTTTTTTATCATCATTCTTAGGTGACTCCGCATGTTTTTTACAATACATAATTACCATCGATAAGATGTTACCAGTGACATTATGTAACGGAATAATATTATCAGCACGATCATCTTCAATCATTCGCTTAATCGTTTGTGATTGCAACGCAACCGCCTCTTCAACTTCAAACGTTTCTCCGTCGGAGCTTTTCAGAACGATCACCTTAGTTGTTGA comes from Rutidosis leptorrhynchoides isolate AG116_Rl617_1_P2 chromosome 4, CSIRO_AGI_Rlap_v1, whole genome shotgun sequence and encodes:
- the LOC139845101 gene encoding SKP1-like protein 1B, coding for MSSSTTKVIVLKSSDGETFEVEEAVALQSQTIKRMIEDDRADNIIPLHNVTGNILSMVIMYCKKHAESPKNDDKKAVELKVFDVEFVKVDQGTLFDLIMAANNLDIKSLMDLTCQTVADMLKGKTPEEISKTFDIKNDFTPEEQEMIRKEHAWAFG